The sequence AAATACACCGTGACTCTTGTTCTGAAATGTCTGCGATCTGTACTGTAGTTGCAGGCTGCTCATTTAAGTTCAGGTGAGGGATAATAAAATATGTGTTCTTACAACATATTACCGTATAAACATTGTATAGTAAACATTGCCATAATTCATTAACATTATCTCATAAGCAATCGCTTGgtataaatgtgcgctattcattAATTGCGAAGCAGTCTGAAGTGCTGCTGGACAAGCCTGTAGACGAGCCGCTTTTCCCGCGGTTAGATCAGCACTTTACActtcaaatgtgcgcatcttccacacaggacagcagtcCTGACTGGTTATTTTCCCAAATCGTCCCTCTCTATCATTTTTTgtctcatttttatttgtcgatgaaaattagagtagattttagtcatagttttagtcattcaaaatgcatttttatttagtcatcgtctgtgaaaaaatgtcgttgacgaaaattatgaCGAAAATTATTTGTCAACGAAATTAAGTTTACGATTAATATATTTGCAatttggaatatatatatatatatattcaccttATTTGTACGTCTtgcatgacaaaaacacaaaaagtgtTGTCTCATCAGATTCAGTTATGAATTACATTATTCAtatattaatcaaataattgcatattttaaatttaattaattacataaacATGTTGAATAGTTTGCATCAGTGGATATTACTGTCGGTCACTGAATATTTCAATCATAAAATAGttgtcaaatattaaatgtttagcttCTAACTCAACACATACTCTTTTACTGCTAAAACGAGCGAATTCGCACCCGTCTTCTGTGAACAGAAAGCCCCgccttctttgatttgattggccagtTCACTCAttctgacagtgatgagcgctgtTAGACCGCTGAGGCAGACCagcctaaaaatgtaacttttaaaactttttttgtcatcCTTAAAACAAACAGAGCGGTGCATAATGGAGTACAGCAGAGCAGCATCAATAATATCAAATATTGGGGGGAACAATTTGGCCATTTCTAATTTTGGGGGGGAATTGTCCCCCTCAATGTCTATGGTGGTTATGGCCCTGGTGGTGGATGAAGTACACAAAATCAAGACTTGATGAAAAGTAATGATACCCAGTCCTTTTTCTTGAGTAAATGTACAAAAGTAGGCGTACTTGATTTTTAATGTACTTAAGTATTACAAGTAATAAATAATGAATGATGGATGTTTATTTGGAGTTTAATTTACTCCATCCTACACCATCGTATCTTTAAACCACACAATGATCAAGTAGACAGCATTAGTCAATAAGGATGAAAGTGCAGACACGCATTGATCTGCATGTaagaaaactttttattttaaaaccaaAACTTGTCATACACTGATAACTACTGCTGATAATTACTGATAATTCAACTGGGCAAACaagtaaaaataacaaatatacCATGTATATAGCGATAAGGAATGTGTGTAAAGTGTGTGTTGACAAATATAAACATACAATATAGAAACAGATATATGGAAAATGTGTTAAGATTAAGAACTCTATGCAAACATACTAGTTTTGCATAATTTGAAACTGCTTCGGCAACGGGGAAGATGCATTATTTTAATCTAATGTTTAGTTTTTACCAAAACCTTCCCTGTTCAGATGGTAATATGTCCATAACGTGTacaatataacataacatatacgTAACATGTATCCATAATATGACAATAACTTGTCCACATTCAAGCATTACATACAATGAGCTTAAACAGCTTATAGGCCAAGTTCACAAACAACTGACAGTCATGAGTTGAAAAGTGAAGTGAAAAAAGAAGTGATGTGATGTGTAGCCACATATGGTGTACGTGCGGCCATTTGTAAATGAATGTGTCTAGCTTCCAGTGTCCTTCGCTTCTAGTTTTTTTAGCGGTACAAAACAGCTCctgctgcttgatattgcaaactggCTTAGttaccatattattttaatgtattgtcaTAATTATAAACACTGGTTTGTTGCGCAAAGTTTTACTGTTTACTtcattattcttattatttcCCTATAGCAGCTAATGAATCGAAAGTCTCTCACATTCACAAAATAAGGCGGATACAGCAGTCAGACCTGTATTATCAGACCTCGGAAAGTCATAACAGACCAATCAcaatcaagtattccagaggGCGGTGTTgaatatattgaatatattttagttaCTAACTATAAATTTAAATAGATGTTAAAACATTGTTAAATGTGAAAATGGCTTGCCATAGAGTATGGGCAGGGGGGTCAAGGCGGTCCTGTCTATTTTCGAAACGGCTGTCGGTGTCGGGCTATTTCTCTCGGGCCGGTGACAGGGCTATAGATTGCAATGGGTGCACTCACCGAGGTCAGGTGGCTGTGAGCACAGCATAAACCACTGCATTCTGCACCTCTGATTTAAGTATACATCAGTTCTGTGGATGTCAGGCATTAACTTTGCTGTAGCCCCCTGCCATTTATTTATACCTTCTGAACAGTCAATAGCTTTTCATGCAGTTTTTTAAGACACCTTTTCACTTTGCAGATGTTAAAGTACTTTTTGTGATAGACCCTTGCCTTTGTCCGCAAACTGAAAGACATACAATTAGACCattttgttttactgtattgtaCTGTACCgtttactgtaaaaacagtTTTATTAGGTGTAATACAAAATACTATCTACTAGGACTAAAACACCTACAGACTACATTTGGTAGGTCTAAGCATCAGTTAAACGATTAACTATGTCCTGAACACTATGAAAAACACTATATGAGTAAAACATTTAGATTGATACAGGGTTCCCACTCTTTTTGACCAACAGATCTCAATACTTTCCTTGTCATGTTATTGGATaatgattattaatattatttatagagACTGGACTCACAAAGAGCAAtttctgtttatatatatatatatatatatatatatatatatatatatatatatatatatgtatatgaaaaagaaaataaattttcCATGACATTTTAAGATTACATTTTtaggccattttttttttttttttaggactaTGGAAACCTGGTCATAAAATACCCCCCTCCCccaaaaaataccaaaaaataCTCTGTGAATTTGAAAATTTCTTTAATTGTCACAGTTTATGCacaataaaaagagaaaatatattTCCAGTCTTACAACAAACAGAAAGACACATTtcagttttctttctttcttttctgcaCTGTACAACAAACACCCTTACAAGCAACTCTAAATACATACTCTGTGAGCATGCTTCCAAAATACAAaccacaatttaaaaaaaaacataaaacaataataaaaagtgCATATTAAAATACCCcatgtttcttttttgttgtccctttaataaaacagaaaatgctgaagaaagaaactgcaccaaaaacagacagaaaatacacacacacccatGTTTAAGTATACATATCATACACATCCACAAAATATACATACGCATAATGAGGCCCATAAACTCTACATTCTACGTGTACCACAGAACTGATCCCATTCTCATTAATCCAACATGCATACACAATAATCTCACATCTGTAAGAATTTTACACTCACAATTACATCTCATTCTTTTCTGAACGTATTTAAACACACTCATCTATGGCTCTCCTTCaaccccaaacacacacacacacacacgcacacacacgcacacacacgcacgcacacgcacgcacacgcacgcacacacacgcacacacacctcCAGAATCCAATTCAGCAGAGAACATTGTGGGTTTCGTTCATAGACTGACAGGTAAAGGATGAAGTGGTAATGTACTACCATAGTATGCAAAGATCGACCTGATAGACACTGTGCAAAAAGTTTATCAGTCATAGCACTTCATTGTTCCTCCAGAGCAGCAATTTTTTTCTACTCAAATGATGGGTCAGGATTACACAGTTCCTATTTTATGAGCCATCAATCCCACCAAAAACATTCAAATCACATTGTGCTCTAAAATGTCCACATTGTTTGATTTCCGGTTGGATAAGGCCCACTGAGGTATGCGTGGCAAGTTAAAcagatagttcagccaaaatgacaattctgtcatcatttactcaacctcgtGTCAATCCAAAACTGTACGACTTTGTTTCTTATGTGGAATaacaagacatttttaaaaatatcttcttttgggttccacagaagaaaattaTACAGGTTTAGACCGagataagggtgagtaaatgttgacagaattatcatttttggatgaactatccctttaaatcacaaATTCACACTTGCAGGCACAAACACGTACACTCATACATACAGAATAAAAGTCACATAGTGTGATAAGGGTTAACAGTTCGTTTCTTCAGCCTCCGCAGGGGATGTGTCCTCCCatattgttggcgtgttgccaCGGGTATTGAGGCAGGAGCAGGTAACGGGGCGTAACCAGCCTCCTCCTGTTTATCATCCTCCCTCCAACATTGATTGGAGGGTGGAGAGAGTGGCAGTGGCATGCCATCATAGTCACTATATTCCGCATCTTCAGTCTGATCATTATTCTCTGCGTGTCCGAGCGTATGAGATCCAGTGGACGAAACAGGAGGGGCAGAAGAGGAAGGGAGAGCAGGAGTGCAAAGAGGTAAAACACGCTTCTTTTTTGAGGTATCGTCACTGTACGAGTGGGGCCGTGGCTTATTGGTGGGAGCAGGGAGTAAGGCGGGACGACGCAAGTCAAGCTCGCTCAGGTCAATGGGCGAGAGCTCCAAAGACCCAAGCTTGGCCAATGAGGCCGAGCGCTTCATCATTGAGGGTGGGGTCAGTCCAGCCTGCCGGATCCGAGCCTCCACCTCTTTGGTCCTCTCTCGCATAGCCCAGCCCTTTCTTTGCTCCCTCCTTGCCCACGGGAGGGACCTGTCCGAGCAGCCACTCACCTGCCAGAGGAACGCCCCAAGCTCTTTCAGGGTCTCCCAGGTTTCTCTCATGTCCTTTGGACAGCGTCCCAGGGGACAGTCAGAGTCAGTGTAACTCTCCTGCTCGGTGATTCCCTCAAGCCGGAGAAGCACGACTGGAGATGAGCTAGATGAATCTGAATGGCTTTGTCTTGAGTGCGTGAGGCCGGTGTTCCTGTGCTCTCCCTCCCTGAGTCGTCTCTCGCTTTCACTCCCTGTTCTGTCCTCTTCAGCTGAAAGACTCTCATCTTTCTCCATCTTGTCCGTGTTGTTCTGAGGCTGGTGATGGTGTGTTGACACAGTGCTTGGATCAGGTGTGAGGTGTGTGTGGGATGAGGTCTCCTCAGTTTTCTCTCTGCTGCTGGTGTTGACGGGGGAGCGTAGCGAGGGAGATGCGGGGGCCGAGGACACCTGTGCCACTGACAAGACCACCTGCTTGATCTTCTGCTCCAGCTCCCTGGTGGCTCGGCGCACGGTGCCCTTTGGCCAATCATTCCCATGCTCCACCTTCTCGGTTTCAGCTTCTGCTGATGTGGCTGGAGTGAACTCCTCTTCCTCACTGCTGCTACAGGAAACAGGTTGGCTGGTAGGAAGGGGGGGAGGGGTTACACTGTGCTGTATGGACTCCATTTCTGAAACTATGTTATGGACTGAGACACTGCAGCTCTCCTGTAGCAGAAACACAGGGACATGGGGTGGTCATTTGAATTGAATATGtacattcattattttgtgatttaaagggttagttcacccccaaATTAAAATTGGGTGAACTAATTAAGATAtctttgattaaatctgatggctcaatgAGACcaccattgccagcaagataattaacactttcaatgcccagaaagcaactaaagacatatttaaaacagttcatgtgactacggtggttcaaccttaatgttatgaagcaactttttgtgcgccaaaaaaacaaaacaaaatatcgactttattcaacaatatctagtgatgagcgatttcaaaacactgcttcatgaaacttGGAAGTTTTactaacctttttttttcttttcaaatcagtggttcagagcatgtatcaaactgccaaagtcatgtggtttcagtaaacgaggctttgtcaagtcataagtgtttcgaaatttcaactttggcagtttgatacgcgctccgaaccactgattcgaaacaagattcgtaaagcttcgaagtttcatgaagcagtgttttaaaatcgcccATTGCTAgacattgttaaataaagttattattttgtttttttggggcccaaaatgtattctcatcacttcgtaacattaaggttgaaccgctgtagtcacatgaacagttttaaatacgtctttagtagctttctgggcatctgaaagtgttaattatcttgctgtcaatggaggcctcactgaggcatcagattttatcaaaaatatcttaatttgtgttctgaagatcttacaggtgtggaacgacatgagggttagtaataaatgacagaattttcatttttgggtgaactaaccctttaaaggtgaagtgtatAATTTCTTTGCCTCTAGTGGCACAAAgaagaaatgaaaaaataagTCGATAAAATGTGAACAATGCTTGCCCGTGCTAAACCTTGATACTAGGGTGTTGCCAGGGAGTTACCATGTGATTGCTATGGCATTCTGGGTGGTGGAGTAAATTCATAGACGCATAGATGCAGACGTTAgcttaaggtgatgatacacggggcaactttttgagcaatgctGCCGGGCAATgttgttgcttgggcactttccaaTTGAGAATGGGGAACAAATTTTGATCTAAAGTATCCAGatagaaatttgttgcccattttcaatgggaaagtgcccaaccAACATTGCTCAACAACATTGCCTGGCAACATTGCtctgtgtatcatcacctttagagaataaaagaaaacatgtttcTCTGGTCAGTCAGATGACTGGCTTGTATTACTGAACCCGTAagtaatttgttacatttaataaaagAGTCACAGTGGCTTTCCCAGTGATTCCAACTTCCATTTGCATTTATATTTCGTGCCAATTTTTTCCAGAAGCGAccattttgttcttttgaacacatCGGATGGAAACGCAGCTTTATTCACAAGTTGCTTTCAGATTTTTGGTATAAATGAAATTCGTATCTGGGATGGAAGCAGATAGTGTTAAGGATTGGTTATAGGATTGGTGTTCTTTTAGTTTAAATGGGAACATGAAACTGGAATGtataaaagcattttaaatgtcacaaaattacacacttcaccatTCACTATACATGTGCATAAAACTCCAATGCAACTTCAGCAGATTGATCAACACCATGACAGATGAATGATCCCAtgcaacatttctcatcaaCAGTGGGTGGCAGTGTGGGGCATGAGATTTCACTCAAACATGGTTATGGTGAGACACGGTATGGGAACGGATCctgattttaataaagtttgACACTTACTCTCTGGAACATTATTCCCTTGCTGCAGGACGATAACATAATATTAAGacagattcatttaaagattTGTCCAGCTATCTAAAtaagcatttaaaatcattcataGAGATTTATTTCACTGATAGTTAACActgtgattttgtttatttctccAAGTAAGAAATGAATTAAACACAAGTTTAGGATTTTAGCACATTAATACATCATTATATACGTTAAAGTTTATGAAAAAGAGTTTATCTGATTCTTTAAACGGACAAGccatgtcatcatttactcaccctgttgttccaaacatgtatgacttactttcttctgcaaaaataaatgaaggtaTACAAgatatacaatgaaagtcaatggagtACTATTGttccccactgactttcatgtTATAGacaatattcaaaatatctATTTGTGTCCCATAGAAGAAAGCACAGgttgtacaggtttggaatgtcatgagggtgagtaaataatgacataattttcaatCCTACTATGGGAAGTTACTGAAATGGCATAATCCCCCCAGTCCCTTACCTTTTTCTGTTCCTCCTCTTTGATAGGGTTGTCAGGAAGTAGCCGTTTGGTCTCTACACTTGGACTTTTGTCCCGAGGTGCCTGCTGCACCGCCTGCTCAGAAGTCCCGCGGATCTGGCCCTCCTGAGAAAGGCCCTGGAACTTCTCTCTGGCACTGAAGAAGTCAATGCGGTCTGTGCTTAGAGTCGAGGGAGGGGTGGTAGAGAGCTCAGCTCTGTGTAATGTGGCACTGGGGTGTTGGTCTTCATCACTGCTGTGACTTAACCCCGCACAGTCCGTCTCCGTGTTAGGCACTTGCTGGCTGAGATCCTGCAGCCCTGAAGAGTCTGGGGCCTGTGTGCATGGCTCAGGAGTCCTACTCCTAACGTTCACAGATGAGAGCACCTTTGGACTAGACTTCTCCAAAGGCACAAGATTGGACACCTCAAGCTGCTCAGGCAGTACTTGATTGGCCTTTGCATCTGAGAGAAGCCTGGGTGACGAGGGTGGGTGATGTACAGCTGCGGGTGGATGAGGACGACCCAGTGAGACCGCCTCAGCAACGGTCACAGAGGTGACATCAGATCTAGCCTCTGGGACCACAGTGGCAGCCCTGGGTCTGGGGATGGAGGGGGTCTCTGTGGGTTTATGGAGGTTGTCATCAAGGTTCCCCAGACCGTTGTAAATGTGAGTATCTGGCCAGGATGTCGTATCGGGCTCCGCCTGCTCCTTAACTCCAGTAGCATTGGCTGAGATGGGTGTGAGAGTCTGCAGTAGCTCATGTATTGAAGGTGACGTCTGGCCGAAGGTCTGGTTGCGGGAATTGGAGCGTCCGAGAGACTGTGCAGCAGTGGCCTTACAGAGCGGCTCATGGTGCTCCGACAGATCACTATCCGAATGGGAACGCCACAACTTATTGTGTCTCTGTTTGCTATTATGGAGAAAAGGAAAGATTGAGTAAACAAAACATGCAGGGAGTGGCAATAactaataaaatcaaaaaggaGGCATATGTTTATGAAACTAACCATCAGTGGAGCAATGAATAAAAGAACTAGAGGTGTACAATGCATTTTGGTGGCTGATATATTGTTTGATAATAAATATGGAAAACTGATTATTGATACAGAAAGTCGAATTACAGATGATAATTCTAACTGATAAAGTGTGACCGTATAGTTTCTTGCTGTATTGTTTTTTGTAGTGTGCATGCAAGACCTAACCAGTCTCATACGTCAACGTGCATGTGTGCGCATAGTGTGAGCTGAAAGAATACCATGTTTTTAGCCTAGTTGACATCGCTGTGGTTGTCAACTTGCATTGTGTTTGGGCTAGTTTTAAGTGGGATCATCTTCTGTAAGTAACAACATGCCATTTTCATACTCTGTATGTTTCATGCTGCACAAACTGTTGATTGCTGGTTATGTTGTCAGGCCAGAAATTCCACAGTGCATTCCTAAGATAATAAGTTTAACATTTTGCTGTAAAAATATGATGCTGTTTTTGAAGCAAACTACTAATGAATTATAACATAGTCCTGCAGAAGAACAAAGAGACAATCATGGCACATTTGTATTATTTCACACCCTCTGCTCTAATCAGCTGAGTAACTATTGACTGTAACAACACATTTACAGACTTACAGTACACATATGACAGCTTGCAGGATAAGACAGAGAAATGTAAACTGTGCTATAAATAACTACCAAACATTCACTGGCGGTTTTGTTCATCTTAAAAGGGTCATACCATGGCATTACTAGAGTCTTCaatcagtcacatgatccttcagaaatcattttaatatgctgttttcttttcttcttattatttttCCAGTGTTGAAGGCAGTTGTGCTTCTCATTGTTTGTGGAGTTGAAACCATGATATGTGTTTATTCAGgtttctttgataaatagaaagtttaaaagaacagcatttatttgaaattcaaatgcctttactgtcacatATTTGATCAATGtattgcatccttgctgaatcaAAGTTGTGTATGAGGCAAATAAGTGTTTGAACTGTTTAAAGGGTCAGAGAGAAGATAGAAAATGAtgtaaatataaagaattatgtaaatataaactataaactgtattatattattcatttaacaatatttcacagcTTGAGAGGTTTTGTTAGACCTAAAAACATGAATAGCCCCATTCATTAATTTTACAGGAAGTGCAAAGTGCATTGTGTTGCCCCACCCACACCAAAGCCCACATGCACAAAACTACAACCTCTGAGACGCAAAGACACGATCAAAGATGCATATGTTACTAAGTGGAATGTGGTCGAACAGCCACTGTAACTTCTCAAAGAATACAATTAGAGCCCTATAATCAactgtgaaaagaacagtgtcATCAGAATGGAGGTGAACGTGTCTACATTTATTTGAGTGAGTGGCATACttgcatgtttaaatatttttaatgcacaGACATTTCCTGCTATTCACAAACATTCAACTGACATATTTACCTGGCCATCAGGATTCCCTGATACTCTTCCAGCTGTCTCATGAACGATGGGTTGGGTTTGGTGACGGCCCTCCGCTCTTTTACATACTCAAAGGCCTGCTCCAGGTCCCAGCCGTACTCCTTCATGGCATATGCGATCACAGTGGAGGCCGAACGACTGACACCCATCTTACAATGCACCAGACACTTTGCCCCTGCTTTCCTGTAGGTATCAGATTAGTCTTTTGTTAAAAGATGGATGTAGTGCTGCTAGTACTGTCAACATGACACATGTTGGTAAAGCAAAACTAAAACACAGGTTAACAATGAATTTGAATTAAGACTTTATCTGAAACCaaggaggagagagaaagaaagagaaacttTGAACCTGAAATTACGATTTATTTATACAAATTCTGTGCTCACATTATATCAGAGTGACTGTAATTTTGAGTTTATGACTAAAAACAACTTGGAAACTGTTGAAAGTTCTGATTTCTCCAGCATTTCTTTTGATCATCTGTTTATCCTTATGAATTTTCTGGCTGTTATTTGATTTCTATGTTTCTTATTCATTTGGATCGTGAGCATTTGCATTGCTCATTGGTTTccttgtataaaaaaaaaaaaaaaaaaaaaatgaattgtgaAGTCATATTTAAAGAATGGCAGCAGCAAAATGGCAGCAATTTCAACAGTAAAAGCTAGTTAGATACCTCAACACATTTTAATAAGCCATTTTATTATAGACAGTGTTCCAGCATTTGTGCTCCAGTGCtatttttgctctttttttaaGTGCAtataaaagatgaattaattaggGTTGCACAGCATACTGAAAAATGTTGCTTGCTTCAATAGCACTGTTAAGTGCAATCTCAAAATGATTTTCCATTTTTCATTCTGTACATTAcaatgttgtgatgcctaaatcaACTTGTAGCTTTTTAAACAGTGTATGTTTTACtatagatttattttaatactttgaattatttatatatttatttattatattagatttatagtaatatttaatagaataatgataataataattgtattagTCAGTTATATTTTATtgccagaattttaatatcgCTATATCCCTATTTTTAGTTATAAAGTACTTTTCTGCTATTAATGGATCAAATATAAGCATTACTAAAATGTTTCAAAGTAAAATCTCAGGATTGTCAACTCATAAATTGTGGTATTTCTGATATAACAAACGTAGCATAAGAAgtctgaaacaactttatatcaATTACATCTAGAACACCAGCACATACTACTCCAAAGAGAGCATTAGGAGGTTATTCCTACTCACTTGGCTCTAGAAATGAACTTGTAAGTGTCATTCCAGTAAGCCAGCAAGTCTGTGGCCTCTTCGTCGTAAACCCGGATATTGTGGTACTCAAATAGCCCTGGAAAGAAGTTGTCGATCTCCCGCGTCACATTAAGGATGTATTGCACCCTGATGGTAAACACAAAGACATAACTGAAAATCTGTATAATCATTAATGCCAGGAACAGACTTCAAAGAGAATATAAAAGGTAACAGGTTTATGGCTAAAACAACAAACTAGCTTCTACCACAGGTATTATAGGCATGAGAGTGTTTTCAGACGAGGACATCTACAAAGCTCACCCGCTGTTTTGTAGTTCTTCCAGATTAGATGCATTCCATTCAGAACCCTATAATTAGATACAATTCAAAAATGACTGATGGTACAATGTAACTGAAATGTATGATTAAAATGTGTGGGTGACATCATTCTCACCAGGTAAACATGCTCAAAAATCTCTGTGGGCCTGTCCATCTGTCCCAAGATGACGATCATCTCATTATCAATGTACTCCTTAAACTCCCGTAGGTTACACACCATCTGCATCTCCAGCTCCGTGCGTATCTAaacaggagtgtgtgtgtgtgtgcaggtacAGCGTGAGCCGAGTACACGTGAGAAAATTCTACAGAACTAATAAATCATTCAGGAAGTGATTTTTAGGATGTGTATTTGCATCATACATCTTTTGAGGTCACGTTCTCAAGGTCCTTCTGCATCATGATCTCTCTCAAACGATTCTTGATGAGTCTTTCTGTTCTTTCTCGCTCAGTTGGCCTGGAGACACAaggtaaaaagaaaaataaactttcaCTATTCTGTTAAAGCTGTCACATCCTCCAAaaccactcaaaaaaaaaaaaaaaaaatgttttgttcaaATCTAACACACATCCACTCGTACAACTTTGCAGGCCAAAGATATGATTAATgaataatatttggagaaagtgtcttattttaaagtgcccctattatgctaggttactaattttgttttggaggtcttcTACAAAAGGGTTTCATGCATCCAGggtcaaaaacactttcattttctcataaaatacattgcagcatcacctcttttctcacagtgtctgaaatggTTTGATCAAGGAtccagtctctctaaaccccttcTTTTACGAaagcctgctctgctctgattggtcagaaagcccagtctgttgtgactgGTTTGCTTACAGTGTGTGTCAGAAACAAAACATTCATTACCATAAATTATATTTgcgggcagccaatgaagaccatatgtgggcattatgcaaattagttaCAAACCTACGTAGGTTGGTGAAGGAAAGCTGGAATTACTGTCAGATTATTTAAAAGGGTgatattttgccatttttacaagatgtaaaataagtctctgatatctccagagtgtgtatgtgaagttttagctcaaaataccccacagatcattttttatagcatgttaaatttgtcactttttgagagTGAGCAAAAACGCTCCGTTTTTGTGTTTCCctctaaatgcaaatgagctgctgttcctaagcagagggcggagtttcaagagctGCTGTTAGCACATAGTGTTAGCAGTGCTGATAACCTCATGAAGACTCACTGGAAATGgcagaaactgttcagccttttatgttcaaaccagagtcagacaatgatggagagactcaagaactgacaacatgtagaatgcaacaggatgTTTCTAAATG comes from Chanodichthys erythropterus isolate Z2021 chromosome 22, ASM2448905v1, whole genome shotgun sequence and encodes:
- the ssh2b gene encoding protein phosphatase Slingshot homolog 2b isoform X2, coding for MALVTVQRSPTPSATSSPCVSESGSGEDDRRSQPRSISESFLTVKGAALFLPRGNGSSSSSCSSRITAQRSKHAGDLQQHLQTMFTLLRPEDNIRLAVRLESTFPQCTRYMVVVSTNGRQDTEESVVLGMDFSPSDSSCSIGMVLPLWSDARIHLDGDGGFSVSTDNRIHIFKPVSVQAMWSALQSLHKACEVARCHNYFPGSLFLTWVSYYQSRVSSDQACINEWNAMKDVQSHRADSPVLFSDVPTERERTERLIKNRLREIMMQKDLENVTSKDIRTELEMQMVCNLREFKEYIDNEMIVILGQMDRPTEIFEHVYLGSEWNASNLEELQNSGVQYILNVTREIDNFFPGLFEYHNIRVYDEEATDLLAYWNDTYKFISRAKKAGAKCLVHCKMGVSRSASTVIAYAMKEYGWDLEQAFEYVKERRAVTKPNPSFMRQLEEYQGILMASKQRHNKLWRSHSDSDLSEHHEPLCKATAAQSLGRSNSRNQTFGQTSPSIHELLQTLTPISANATGVKEQAEPDTTSWPDTHIYNGLGNLDDNLHKPTETPSIPRPRAATVVPEARSDVTSVTVAEAVSLGRPHPPAAVHHPPSSPRLLSDAKANQVLPEQLEVSNLVPLEKSSPKVLSSVNVRSRTPEPCTQAPDSSGLQDLSQQVPNTETDCAGLSHSSDEDQHPSATLHRAELSTTPPSTLSTDRIDFFSAREKFQGLSQEGQIRGTSEQAVQQAPRDKSPSVETKRLLPDNPIKEEEQKKESCSVSVHNIVSEMESIQHSVTPPPLPTSQPVSCSSSEEEEFTPATSAEAETEKVEHGNDWPKGTVRRATRELEQKIKQVVLSVAQVSSAPASPSLRSPVNTSSREKTEETSSHTHLTPDPSTVSTHHHQPQNNTDKMEKDESLSAEEDRTGSESERRLREGEHRNTGLTHSRQSHSDSSSSSPVVLLRLEGITEQESYTDSDCPLGRCPKDMRETWETLKELGAFLWQVSGCSDRSLPWARREQRKGWAMRERTKEVEARIRQAGLTPPSMMKRSASLAKLGSLELSPIDLSELDLRRPALLPAPTNKPRPHSYSDDTSKKKRVLPLCTPALPSSSAPPVSSTGSHTLGHAENNDQTEDAEYSDYDGMPLPLSPPSNQCWREDDKQEEAGYAPLPAPASIPVATRQQYGRTHPLRRLKKRTVNPYHTM
- the ssh2b gene encoding protein phosphatase Slingshot homolog 2b isoform X1; translation: MTLGGLATALSTSTECLSAHDGIRILLQSGFMYQDNINPFISESFLTVKGAALFLPRGNGSSSSSCSSRITAQRSKHAGDLQQHLQTMFTLLRPEDNIRLAVRLESTFPQCTRYMVVVSTNGRQDTEESVVLGMDFSPSDSSCSIGMVLPLWSDARIHLDGDGGFSVSTDNRIHIFKPVSVQAMWSALQSLHKACEVARCHNYFPGSLFLTWVSYYQSRVSSDQACINEWNAMKDVQSHRADSPVLFSDVPTERERTERLIKNRLREIMMQKDLENVTSKDIRTELEMQMVCNLREFKEYIDNEMIVILGQMDRPTEIFEHVYLGSEWNASNLEELQNSGVQYILNVTREIDNFFPGLFEYHNIRVYDEEATDLLAYWNDTYKFISRAKKAGAKCLVHCKMGVSRSASTVIAYAMKEYGWDLEQAFEYVKERRAVTKPNPSFMRQLEEYQGILMASKQRHNKLWRSHSDSDLSEHHEPLCKATAAQSLGRSNSRNQTFGQTSPSIHELLQTLTPISANATGVKEQAEPDTTSWPDTHIYNGLGNLDDNLHKPTETPSIPRPRAATVVPEARSDVTSVTVAEAVSLGRPHPPAAVHHPPSSPRLLSDAKANQVLPEQLEVSNLVPLEKSSPKVLSSVNVRSRTPEPCTQAPDSSGLQDLSQQVPNTETDCAGLSHSSDEDQHPSATLHRAELSTTPPSTLSTDRIDFFSAREKFQGLSQEGQIRGTSEQAVQQAPRDKSPSVETKRLLPDNPIKEEEQKKESCSVSVHNIVSEMESIQHSVTPPPLPTSQPVSCSSSEEEEFTPATSAEAETEKVEHGNDWPKGTVRRATRELEQKIKQVVLSVAQVSSAPASPSLRSPVNTSSREKTEETSSHTHLTPDPSTVSTHHHQPQNNTDKMEKDESLSAEEDRTGSESERRLREGEHRNTGLTHSRQSHSDSSSSSPVVLLRLEGITEQESYTDSDCPLGRCPKDMRETWETLKELGAFLWQVSGCSDRSLPWARREQRKGWAMRERTKEVEARIRQAGLTPPSMMKRSASLAKLGSLELSPIDLSELDLRRPALLPAPTNKPRPHSYSDDTSKKKRVLPLCTPALPSSSAPPVSSTGSHTLGHAENNDQTEDAEYSDYDGMPLPLSPPSNQCWREDDKQEEAGYAPLPAPASIPVATRQQYGRTHPLRRLKKRTVNPYHTM